The following coding sequences lie in one Epinephelus moara isolate mb chromosome 17, YSFRI_EMoa_1.0, whole genome shotgun sequence genomic window:
- the LOC126404148 gene encoding butyrophilin-like protein 10, translating to MHHPLVQLSDGLAHSGCRTLLYTMIVFLVLLQSGDGQHQVVGPSQPIRATIGDDIILPCHLEPAKDASDMKLEWARPDLNPRFIHVRANRQEYVIHKQPSYKGRTSVSNDKLKHGDVSLTLYKVKVSDEGLYRCLIPSLNQAAFIQLIVGAVSSPVISLENRSSRRVVLQCESAGWYPEPEVLWLDGEGKLLSAGPTETVRGPDDLYTVSSRVTVEKRHSNSFTCRVQQNNINKTRETHIQVPVLSRYVKCVMAPGLVCVWLSGVLTVLGWRPRLTVVRQYLSERTQRTDNHKTAGTENQTAPLQQELQAE from the exons ATGCATCATCCACTCGTCCAGCTCAGTGATGGACTGGCTCACAGTGGTTGCCGAACGCTTTTATACACCATGATCGTCTTCCTTGTCCTTCTACAGTCCGGTGACG GTCAGCATCAGGTGGTTGGTCCATCTCAGCCAATACGGGCAACAAttggtgatgacatcattttgccATGCCACTTGGAGCCTGCCAAGGATGCTTCTGACATGAAGTTGGAGTGGGCGAGACCTGACTTGAACCCTAGGTTTATACATGTGAGGGCAAACCGTCAAGAATACGTAATTCACAAACAGCCATCATACAAAGGAAGAACATCAGTGTCCAACGACAAACTGAAGCATGGAGACGTTTCACTGACACTCTACAAAGTGAAAGTCTCTGATGAAGGATTGTACAGATGCCTCATTCCCTCACTGAATCAAGCAGCTTTTATTCAACTTATCGTTG gTGCCGTCTCTTCACCTGTAATCAGTTTGGAGAACAGATCCAGCAGGAGAGTGGTGTTACAGTGTGAGTCTGCAGGCTGGTATCCAGAGCCTGAGGTGTTGTGGCTGGACGGTGAGGGAaagctcctctctgctggacctacagagacagtcagaggTCCTGATGACCTCTATactgtcagcagcagagtgactgtggagaagagacacagcaacagcttcaCCTGTAGAGTCCAACAGAACAACATCAACAAGACCAGAGAGACACACATCCAGGTTCCAG TCCTCTCTAGGTATGTGAAGTGTGTCATGGCTCCAGGCTTGGTCTGTGTCTGGCTTTCTGGTGTCCTCACAGTACTTGGATGGAGACCAAG GTTGACAGTGGTTCGTCAATATTTAAGTGAGAGGACTCAGAGGACTGACAACCATAAAACAGCAGGAACAGAAAACCAAACGGCTCCACTGCAGCAAGAACTTCAGGCAGAGTAA
- the LOC126403913 gene encoding butyrophilin-like protein 1 produces MDLKRGLWGQREEFRLQLEETDREREESKEKLQLVEEAIAESEKEKATDKTEGYLREKQSLLKAQWKLEKRKEELENQQLNMEKLLQKTEGLIATITERQRKVENHMELINLHLEEVXVETGEEKGRTGEPATEHGETAAENRGFNSNNNRETEESQSQGARPSRTIVTLVGEDVILPCHLEPALDVVSKSVEWGTPDLEPRFVHVWHEGQNILSNQNPSYKGRTSVSIEKLKHGDLSLTLSAAKLSDNGIYRCYFPPQNKESTVELVAASVSSPVIATINLNSSIVVLQCESAGWHPEPEVLWLDGEGKLLSAGPTETVRGPDDLYTVSSRVTVEKRHSNSFTCRVQQRNINQTRETEIHITADCFEASSCSAARVSILVVMFLTFIFAAAFVVWKWRQHKIKDTKMNRDAERAKTEREQLMAERKKMEDLEEKKAKLEEMLQKNEEEEKDLEQVVKTLMEQEEQLKEQRDQTEHQKDDMERNITDIENKLQSVEKMAESDRYHEMKSIVLTAKNQLKGRKQEDEKLHVETQGLLTKTQSVINRMTDRKKAAENYKETLSEQLEEIEKQQEEILRKL; encoded by the exons ATGGATCTGAAGAGGGGACTGTGGGGTCAAAGGGAAGAATTCAGACTGCAGCtagaagagacagacagagagagggaggagagcaaGGAAAAGCTTCAGTTAGTGGAGGAGGCAATagcagagagtgagaaagaaaagGCAACTGACAAAACAGAAGGGTActtgagagaaaaacaaagcctGTTAAAGGCTCAGTGGAAACTGGAGAAGAGAAAGGAAGAACTGGAGAACCAGCAACTGAACATGGAGAAACTGCTGCAGAAAACAGAGGGTTTAATAGCAACaataacagagagacagaggaaagtGGAGAACCACATGGAGCTGATTAACTTGCACCTGGAAGAGGTAGANGTGGAAACTGGAGAAGAGAAAGGAAGAACTGGAGAACCAGCAACTGAACATGGAGAAACTGCTGCAGAAAACAGAGGGTTTAATAGCAACaataacagagagacagaggaaa gcCAGTCTCAGGGGGCTAGACCTTCTCGAACAATAGTGACATTAGTTGGTGAAGACGTTATCTTGCCTTGCCACCTGGAACCCGCCCTGGATGTTGTTTCTAAGAGTGTGGAGTGGGGTACACCTGACCTGGAACCAAGATTTGTCCACGTGTGGCACGAGGGTCAAAACATTCTCAGTAACCAAAACCCATCTTACAAAGGAAGAACATCAGTGTCCATTGAGAAACTGAAGCATGGAGACCTTTCACTGACACTGTCTGCAGCCAAACTCTCCGATAATGGAATCTATAGATGCTACTTTCCCCCACAGAATAAAGAATCTACTGTTGAGCTTGTTGCTG CTTCTGTCTCCTCACCTGTCATAGCAACGATTAACTTAAACAGCAGCATAGTTGTACTACAGTGTGAGTCTGCAGGCTGGCATCCAGAGCCTGAGGTGTTGTGGCTGGACGGTGAGGGAaagctcctctctgctggacctacagagacagtcagaggTCCTGATGACCTCTATactgtcagcagcagagtgactgtggagaagagacacagcaacagcttcaCCTGTAGAGTCCAACAGAGGAACATCAACCAgaccagagagacagaaatacaCATTACAG CTGATTGCTTTGAGGCCTCGTCTTGTTCTGCTGCTCGTGTCAGCATTCTCGTGGTTATGTTcctcacttttatttttgcagcGGCCTTTGTCGTGTGGAAATGGAGACAACACAAAATCAAAG acacaaagatgaACCGTGACGCTGAGAgagcaaagacagagagagagcagctcatggcAGAACGCAAGAAAATGGAGGATTTGGAGGAGAAAAAGGCAAAACTTGAAGAAATGTTACAGaagaatgaagaagaagagaaagacttGGAGCAGGTGGTTaaaacactgatggaacaggAGGAGCAACTGAAAGAACAGAGAGATCAAACAGAGCATCAAAAGGATGACATGGAGAGAAACATTACAGATATTGAGAACAAGCTTCAGTCAGTGGAGAAGATGGCAGAGAGTGACCGATACCATGAGATGAAGAGCATTGTGTTAACGGCCAAAAATCAGTTGAAGGGTAGGAAACAAGAAGATGAAAAACTTCATGTGGAAACACAGGGACTTCTGACTAAAACACAAAGTGTGATAAATAGaatgacagacaggaagaaggCAGCGGaaaactacaaggagacactcAGTGAGCAGCTGGAGGAGATAGAGAAACAACAAGAGGAGATTCTGAGGAAATTGTAG